The following proteins are co-located in the Polystyrenella longa genome:
- a CDS encoding efflux RND transporter periplasmic adaptor subunit: protein MPETSVDLSKLALNRSPEKSTPGVGRPKKWLSRYVFPAGILLVFLAILTAAAGRSFVPATSVTVMSVLTQQGEVQQAGTPLFQAAGWIEPRPTAIRVAALTGGIVEELLVVEGDRVEKAQPIARLISIDSELAVEQAQNNLMLRQGELQRAQAEEAAARVRLEKPVHLQASIAEAESRLAKVRTEINRLPFQIDAAQARLEFATQNRDGKRAAREAIAARILQQAESQFTEANANLEELLQSRKNLEQEMIALQQKVTALTSGLELLVEEKRQLKEAEAKVISADAQRKQAEVELRMARITLERCQIKAPVSGRILKLVAFPGSRVLGMSDNGMHSSSTVVEMYDPDRLQVRADVRLEDVPRVIPGAPVEIETASSKKKLKGRVLQPTSTANIQKNTLEVKVELLDPEVNVRPEMLVTATFLSPETNVTSSQVEQVNRILIPKSVIQSAEQQQFVWIVDSRELAHRQSVSTGNETAAGLIEVTEGLNLTDKLIYPLPENLEEGDSVTVTGEDHTLGMK from the coding sequence ATGCCAGAGACTTCTGTTGATCTGAGTAAGTTAGCCTTAAACCGATCCCCGGAGAAATCAACTCCGGGGGTTGGTCGGCCTAAAAAATGGCTCAGTCGTTACGTATTCCCTGCAGGAATTCTGCTTGTCTTTCTCGCCATCCTCACTGCAGCCGCTGGACGAAGTTTCGTTCCTGCGACTTCAGTGACGGTGATGTCGGTTCTGACACAGCAGGGCGAAGTGCAACAGGCCGGTACGCCTTTGTTTCAGGCGGCAGGTTGGATTGAACCTCGTCCCACTGCCATCCGCGTTGCCGCGTTAACTGGGGGGATTGTCGAGGAACTACTGGTCGTGGAAGGAGACCGTGTCGAGAAAGCCCAACCCATTGCAAGGTTGATCTCGATCGATTCGGAACTCGCAGTCGAACAGGCTCAGAACAATCTCATGTTGCGGCAAGGAGAACTACAACGGGCTCAGGCAGAAGAAGCGGCGGCTCGGGTCCGTTTGGAGAAACCAGTTCATTTGCAGGCGTCGATCGCCGAGGCGGAAAGTCGCTTGGCCAAAGTCCGGACGGAAATCAATCGACTTCCATTTCAAATCGATGCCGCCCAAGCTCGATTGGAGTTCGCGACTCAAAACAGAGATGGCAAGCGGGCCGCACGTGAAGCAATTGCAGCGAGAATTCTCCAACAGGCAGAAAGCCAATTTACCGAAGCCAACGCGAACCTCGAAGAACTTCTGCAGTCGCGTAAAAACTTAGAGCAGGAAATGATTGCTCTACAGCAGAAAGTAACAGCGCTCACTTCTGGGCTGGAATTACTGGTTGAAGAAAAACGGCAATTGAAAGAGGCGGAGGCGAAAGTCATCTCCGCGGACGCACAACGTAAACAGGCAGAGGTCGAACTGCGAATGGCTCGAATCACTCTTGAGCGATGTCAAATTAAGGCACCTGTATCGGGACGCATTCTCAAATTAGTTGCTTTCCCCGGCTCCCGTGTTCTTGGAATGAGCGACAACGGAATGCATAGTTCAAGTACAGTCGTCGAAATGTACGACCCGGACCGATTGCAGGTTCGAGCCGATGTGCGTTTGGAAGATGTTCCGCGAGTCATACCAGGTGCACCCGTGGAAATCGAAACGGCGTCGTCGAAGAAGAAGTTGAAGGGAAGGGTACTGCAACCTACAAGCACGGCCAACATTCAAAAAAACACGCTCGAAGTGAAAGTCGAATTGCTTGATCCCGAGGTGAATGTGCGACCGGAAATGCTGGTCACGGCTACCTTTCTGTCACCCGAAACGAATGTTACTTCCAGTCAAGTCGAACAGGTCAACCGTATCCTTATCCCCAAGTCCGTCATTCAGTCCGCTGAACAACAACAGTTTGTGTGGATCGTCGATTCCAGAGAGTTAGCTCATCGGCAATCGGTCTCCACCGGAAATGAAACCGCAGCAGGGCTGATCGAAGTCACCGAAGGATTGAACCTGACGGATAAGCTGATTTATCCCTTACCTGAAAATCTGGAAGAGGGCGACTCGGTCACTGTCACCGGCGAAGATCATACTCTCGGGATGAAATAG
- a CDS encoding ABC transporter ATP-binding protein: protein MALVELHNVSKSFRKGDETITPLDQVTLEIEAGEFLSLMGPSGTGKSTLLNLVSGIDRPDSGKIIVAGTDITQLSRSKLADWRAANLGYIFQTHNLIPVLTAYENVELPTLLLKLSSRERQERVNLALEAVGLSDRANHYPRQLSGGQEQRIGIARAIVAHPKVVVADEPTGSLDVETSEQIQVLLKRLNEELDITLLMVTHDRDVAQIATRQLLLDRGKLVPSGESELENVR, encoded by the coding sequence ATGGCATTGGTTGAATTACATAACGTTTCCAAAAGTTTCCGTAAGGGAGATGAGACGATCACTCCTCTTGATCAGGTGACGTTGGAAATTGAAGCAGGTGAGTTCCTCTCTCTGATGGGCCCCAGCGGTACAGGAAAAAGTACGTTGCTGAATCTCGTCAGTGGAATAGATCGCCCCGATTCCGGAAAGATCATCGTTGCCGGAACGGATATCACCCAGTTGTCCCGCAGTAAACTGGCTGACTGGCGTGCGGCTAACCTGGGTTACATCTTTCAAACACATAATCTCATCCCCGTCCTCACCGCCTATGAGAATGTCGAACTTCCCACATTGCTGCTCAAGTTGTCTTCTCGCGAACGGCAGGAACGGGTGAACCTTGCTTTGGAAGCAGTGGGGCTTTCCGATCGCGCAAACCATTACCCCCGGCAACTGTCAGGGGGACAGGAACAGCGAATCGGGATTGCCCGGGCAATCGTGGCTCATCCCAAAGTCGTCGTGGCGGACGAACCCACGGGAAGTCTCGATGTCGAAACGAGTGAGCAGATTCAAGTCCTCTTAAAACGCTTGAATGAAGAACTGGACATCACCTTGTTAATGGTCACGCACGATCGGGATGTTGCGCAAATCGCGACACGACAGTTATTACTTGACCGGGGAAAACTTGTTCCGTCAGGTGAGTCTGAATTGGAGAACGTGAGATGA
- a CDS encoding arylsulfatase: MVIARKPVRLSLVSALFTLVFTVFVGSSSVSQAEELLPRPEKPFKGKIGLTYKDSTAVKPELKIPATFGLENPPNILIVLIDDCGYGQMGTFGGGIPTPTLDRIANNGLRYTRFHTTALCSPTRAALLTGRNHHSVGSGVIGEAGTGFPGYSGIIPSSAATFAEVLREYGYANAWFGKNHNVPDWETSLVGPFDRWASGLGFDYFYGFVGGDTDQFHPALVENKKRLEPPKTNEDGSPYHFTTDIADHAIRMMRASKAVAPQRPFLTYFATGATHAPHQVPEEWSDKFKGKFDGGWDKYREETYARQQKMGIIPPNAKLTPRPDSLPAWDSVPEKERQVYSRMMEVFAGFTAHTDHQVGRVVDAIEEMGELDNTLIIYMAGDNGASAEGGLEGLVNEMTFFNAIEEPLEMKLDALDTLGSDKHYNHFPAAWAWAMDTPFQWTKQIASHFGGTRNGMAMSWPNGIKARGEIRDQFHHVIDIAPTILEIVGVDAPDQFNGVAQKPVEGVSMVYTFDDANAEDRRTTQYFEMLGNQGIYHNGWMASALRGIPWESESPPIDLLNMPWELYNIEEDFSQANDLAKVHPEKLEELVKNFFAEAARYQVLPLDGRKTERLNVDNRPSLTAGRDTFTYPNLLRLPEGAAPDLKHKDHTITAKVTIPEGGANGMLLTQGGRFGGYGFYVLDGKLIYNYNLVGVERYLVTSTGDLPTGEVTFQAKYVTDADKPFAPATVTLFANDKQVAEGRVKKSIPNRVTLDETLDIGFDTGTPISDEYELPFRFSGKLNTLTIKLD; this comes from the coding sequence ATGGTCATTGCGCGCAAGCCTGTCCGATTGTCGCTGGTATCGGCTTTATTCACTCTAGTTTTCACAGTCTTCGTAGGGTCATCCTCGGTCAGCCAGGCTGAGGAATTACTCCCCCGCCCGGAGAAACCATTTAAAGGTAAGATCGGTCTCACCTACAAAGATTCGACCGCCGTCAAACCCGAACTAAAAATCCCAGCCACCTTCGGACTTGAGAATCCGCCGAACATACTCATCGTGTTGATTGATGATTGTGGTTACGGGCAGATGGGCACCTTCGGAGGTGGGATTCCGACACCGACGTTGGATCGCATCGCGAACAACGGTCTCCGATACACACGTTTTCATACCACAGCATTGTGCAGTCCGACTCGTGCCGCCTTGTTGACGGGGCGTAACCATCATTCCGTAGGAAGTGGTGTTATCGGTGAAGCGGGAACCGGCTTCCCCGGCTACTCGGGAATCATACCTTCTTCCGCTGCGACCTTTGCCGAAGTTCTCCGTGAGTATGGATACGCCAATGCATGGTTCGGAAAAAACCATAACGTCCCTGACTGGGAAACCAGTCTAGTAGGGCCCTTTGATCGCTGGGCCAGTGGGCTTGGTTTTGACTACTTCTACGGTTTCGTCGGTGGAGATACGGATCAGTTTCATCCCGCACTTGTGGAAAACAAAAAACGATTAGAACCTCCCAAAACAAACGAAGATGGTTCCCCTTATCACTTCACAACCGACATTGCGGACCATGCCATTCGTATGATGCGAGCCTCCAAAGCGGTGGCACCTCAACGCCCGTTCTTAACTTACTTTGCGACGGGTGCCACCCATGCGCCACATCAGGTTCCTGAGGAATGGTCAGATAAGTTCAAAGGGAAATTCGACGGCGGCTGGGACAAATACCGCGAAGAGACATATGCTCGCCAGCAGAAAATGGGAATCATTCCTCCAAACGCCAAGCTGACCCCACGACCTGATTCACTGCCAGCCTGGGATTCCGTTCCAGAAAAAGAACGACAGGTATATTCCCGAATGATGGAAGTCTTCGCAGGCTTTACAGCTCATACCGATCATCAGGTCGGTCGAGTGGTGGATGCTATCGAAGAGATGGGAGAATTGGATAACACCCTGATTATCTATATGGCGGGTGACAATGGTGCGAGTGCCGAAGGAGGGCTGGAAGGTCTTGTAAATGAGATGACCTTCTTCAACGCGATTGAAGAACCGCTGGAAATGAAACTAGACGCTCTCGATACACTCGGAAGCGACAAGCATTACAACCATTTCCCCGCTGCCTGGGCGTGGGCAATGGATACTCCGTTTCAGTGGACCAAGCAGATTGCCAGCCACTTTGGAGGAACTCGGAACGGGATGGCCATGTCCTGGCCGAATGGAATCAAAGCTCGCGGGGAAATCCGTGACCAGTTCCATCACGTGATCGATATCGCGCCCACGATTCTGGAAATCGTAGGTGTGGATGCTCCAGATCAATTCAATGGGGTCGCCCAGAAGCCGGTCGAAGGAGTCAGTATGGTTTACACCTTTGACGATGCCAATGCGGAAGACCGACGCACAACCCAATACTTCGAGATGCTCGGTAACCAGGGAATTTATCATAATGGTTGGATGGCCAGCGCCTTGCGAGGAATCCCGTGGGAAAGCGAATCCCCTCCGATCGATCTGCTGAACATGCCATGGGAGCTGTATAACATCGAGGAAGACTTCTCTCAGGCCAATGATCTGGCCAAAGTACATCCGGAGAAACTTGAAGAACTGGTCAAGAACTTCTTTGCTGAAGCGGCCAGATATCAGGTCCTACCACTCGACGGTAGGAAAACCGAAAGGTTGAACGTCGACAATCGCCCCAGCCTTACTGCAGGACGCGACACTTTCACCTATCCAAACCTATTACGTCTTCCCGAAGGGGCTGCCCCTGACTTGAAACATAAGGATCATACCATCACGGCAAAAGTCACTATTCCTGAAGGAGGTGCTAACGGCATGCTTCTTACCCAAGGTGGCCGTTTTGGAGGGTATGGATTTTATGTTCTAGACGGCAAGTTGATCTACAACTACAACCTCGTTGGCGTAGAGCGCTATCTCGTCACTTCGACTGGTGATCTGCCAACAGGAGAAGTCACATTCCAGGCGAAGTATGTTACAGATGCAGACAAACCGTTCGCCCCGGCTACGGTCACTTTGTTTGCGAATGATAAACAGGTGGCAGAAGGTCGAGTTAAAAAGAGTATTCCCAACCGGGTCACGCTTGATGAAACACTCGACATCGGGTTCGACACCGGTACGCCCATCTCCGATGAATATGAATTACCGTTTCGTTTCTCGGGAAAGCTCAACACTTTGACGATCAAGCTTGATTAA
- a CDS encoding phosphatase PAP2 family protein: MLPTLKRVVKWFGGREPAVLVSLLIAVLSVWAFIDLADNVLEGEAQDFDVWVLESMRQTDDPSKPIGPGWMGELGRDVTSLGGYAILTFFTLAAASFLWLDGKHRTMVTLLIAAISGLFLSHGLKWWFQRPRPDVVPHLAEVYTSSFPSGHSMMSAVIYLTLGTILVTAVKRRRLRVFILGISLLLTVAVGLSRVYLGVHYPTDVLAGWAAGLVWAILCWLVARWMQQHGHLQEEKNGDSAN; the protein is encoded by the coding sequence ATGTTGCCTACGTTGAAAAGAGTCGTCAAGTGGTTTGGTGGTCGGGAACCTGCCGTTCTAGTCTCTTTATTAATCGCCGTACTCAGTGTTTGGGCCTTCATCGATCTTGCTGACAATGTTCTGGAAGGAGAGGCACAAGACTTTGATGTGTGGGTCTTAGAGTCGATGCGTCAAACGGACGATCCCAGCAAGCCAATTGGTCCGGGATGGATGGGTGAACTGGGCAGAGACGTCACTTCGCTTGGGGGCTATGCGATTTTGACTTTCTTTACCTTGGCAGCAGCAAGCTTTTTGTGGCTGGATGGTAAGCACCGCACGATGGTTACCCTGCTGATCGCCGCGATTAGTGGCTTATTCTTAAGCCATGGCTTGAAATGGTGGTTTCAACGACCGCGGCCTGATGTCGTTCCTCACTTGGCAGAAGTTTACACCAGCAGTTTTCCCAGCGGACATTCAATGATGTCTGCCGTGATTTACCTTACGTTGGGGACAATATTAGTCACTGCGGTGAAAAGACGCCGCCTGAGAGTATTTATTCTTGGTATCTCACTTCTGTTAACAGTGGCGGTCGGGTTAAGTCGCGTCTACCTCGGTGTTCATTATCCAACCGATGTCTTGGCGGGGTGGGCGGCCGGTCTCGTGTGGGCGATTCTCTGTTGGCTGGTCGCCAGGTGGATGCAACAGCATGGGCATCTACAAGAGGAGAAGAACGGCGACTCAGCTAATTAA
- a CDS encoding ABC transporter permease, with the protein MIKYVFKTLWRHRARSLLTISGATVAMLVYCFVGSVQEGLNRLVTGPDAEQRLIVFQENRFCPTSSRLPEDYARQIKKLDGVADVMPIQVWTNNCRASLDIVVFNGAHPEQIRKQRPLKLIEGDWARFKSGDDSAIIGKNVAQRRGLSVGDQFSIGELSVQVVGIFSSDVPSEENLIYSSLQFLQYTRGLDTAGVVTQHEVLVSESADPDQIASRIDKMLGAGPVATKTRRKGAFQSSTLSDLVDLIGFAHWLGYACVGMVLSLVATTTVMSVQDRMKEYAVLQTIGMRPLRTIGLVLLESTFLCLLGGLAGTLIANGLLAFGGFAIGAEGATIAFRPSASLLYMGVIISLLTGIIAGIVPACQAAFVPLVNALRD; encoded by the coding sequence ATGATCAAATATGTGTTTAAAACATTGTGGCGTCATCGGGCACGCTCGTTATTGACGATTTCTGGCGCCACGGTTGCGATGCTCGTCTACTGTTTTGTCGGTTCAGTTCAAGAGGGCTTGAACCGTCTGGTCACCGGCCCCGATGCGGAACAGCGTCTGATTGTGTTTCAGGAGAACAGGTTTTGTCCGACCAGTAGTCGATTACCGGAAGACTATGCACGGCAAATCAAAAAGCTCGACGGAGTGGCAGACGTCATGCCGATCCAGGTCTGGACAAACAACTGTCGAGCGAGCCTGGATATAGTCGTGTTCAACGGTGCCCACCCCGAACAAATTCGTAAACAACGACCTCTGAAGTTAATCGAAGGGGATTGGGCCAGATTCAAATCAGGAGACGATTCCGCGATCATCGGCAAAAACGTCGCCCAGCGACGCGGCCTGTCCGTAGGCGATCAGTTTTCGATTGGCGAACTGTCTGTGCAGGTTGTGGGTATCTTCAGTTCGGATGTTCCATCGGAAGAAAATCTGATCTACAGTAGCCTCCAGTTCTTGCAGTATACCCGTGGATTAGATACTGCCGGCGTGGTGACGCAACATGAAGTGCTGGTGTCCGAATCGGCAGATCCGGATCAGATCGCCAGTAGGATTGACAAGATGCTGGGGGCTGGGCCTGTCGCGACCAAAACACGACGAAAGGGAGCCTTTCAATCCAGTACACTTTCTGACCTGGTCGACCTGATCGGCTTCGCGCACTGGTTAGGTTACGCCTGCGTGGGGATGGTTCTTTCTCTCGTCGCGACTACGACTGTGATGAGCGTGCAAGATCGCATGAAGGAATATGCCGTTCTGCAAACCATCGGTATGCGACCATTAAGGACCATCGGTCTGGTCCTGCTGGAAAGCACTTTTCTCTGTTTACTGGGCGGACTGGCGGGGACCTTGATTGCTAATGGCTTGCTTGCCTTCGGTGGATTTGCCATCGGGGCCGAAGGGGCCACCATCGCTTTTCGACCCTCTGCATCTTTGCTTTATATGGGGGTGATTATCTCTTTATTGACAGGGATTATCGCCGGTATCGTACCAGCTTGTCAGGCTGCTTTTGTTCCACTGGTGAATGCATTGCGGGATTAA
- a CDS encoding YybH family protein, giving the protein MNKKLLTNIPAFISVFCIAGLLCADEPPTAPPATEVKEAPAAVSTKTETAVEPTADLKKALDGYVSAYNERNVDALLSYWSAGGVYTTSNGNQIQGIEELKESFTSYFADLDKSTRLEVPEYEHEMISPKIARETGIAMLYQEGQDPERSEYTAYYIREGDEWKLESLEELVIVPEVSNYEQLQPLEWMIGEWVIDGNKSDTTVTFTNKWTMNQNFIISNFTITTDGQTEMSGAQLIGWDPVAETLRSWIFDSQGGFGTGSWSENNGHWSLRMLFQTNEGETASAINIYTPIDMDTYQFESVSRERGGQLLPSIEKVTAHRVVD; this is encoded by the coding sequence GTGAATAAGAAGTTATTAACAAACATCCCAGCGTTTATCAGCGTGTTCTGTATCGCCGGTCTTCTCTGTGCTGACGAACCTCCCACAGCTCCTCCGGCAACGGAGGTTAAAGAAGCACCCGCGGCCGTCTCCACTAAAACTGAGACTGCAGTGGAGCCCACCGCAGATCTCAAAAAGGCTCTCGATGGTTATGTATCTGCTTACAACGAACGTAATGTTGATGCACTTCTGAGTTACTGGAGTGCAGGCGGTGTGTACACCACTTCCAACGGCAATCAGATCCAAGGCATCGAAGAACTCAAAGAGTCATTCACCAGTTATTTTGCTGATCTCGACAAAAGCACTCGCTTAGAAGTTCCTGAATACGAGCATGAAATGATCTCTCCCAAAATCGCCCGGGAAACAGGCATCGCAATGCTGTATCAGGAAGGACAAGATCCCGAACGATCCGAGTATACGGCCTACTACATTCGCGAAGGCGATGAATGGAAGCTCGAAAGTCTGGAAGAATTGGTCATCGTTCCCGAGGTGTCTAACTACGAACAGCTTCAGCCGCTGGAATGGATGATCGGCGAGTGGGTTATTGATGGGAACAAGTCTGACACCACCGTCACCTTTACTAACAAATGGACGATGAATCAAAACTTTATCATCTCCAACTTTACAATCACGACTGATGGCCAAACAGAAATGTCAGGGGCTCAACTCATCGGCTGGGACCCTGTCGCAGAAACACTTCGGTCCTGGATATTTGATTCGCAAGGTGGATTCGGAACAGGGAGCTGGTCTGAAAATAATGGGCATTGGTCTCTTCGCATGCTGTTTCAGACGAACGAAGGAGAAACAGCATCTGCAATCAACATTTACACTCCAATCGACATGGATACTTATCAATTTGAATCCGTTAGTCGTGAACGCGGAGGCCAACTGCTTCCCAGTATCGAAAAAGTGACTGCCCATCGTGTGGTCGATTAA
- a CDS encoding SDR family oxidoreductase, with amino-acid sequence MANTDIQTDKKPLMQSEPKPPFPEQHQESPGLESKLDPLPRWRAERYQAACKLTGKRALVTGGDSGIGRAVAYLYAREGADVAITYLPSERTDAEETQKAVEEVGCKCILIEGDLTSAEFCKEVINTTVSELGGIDILVSNAAWQNRKSSVTEVSEEELDRTLKTNVYAYLRLVREAVPHMEPGSAIIATGSEVGLQGSPQLPDYGATKGAIHSLTKCLSRELLDKGIRVNCVAPGPVWTPLNPADAGMTAEDVSMFGKEKGSTPMERPAQPEEVSPSYVFLASDADSSYITGVILPVMGQPA; translated from the coding sequence ATGGCAAACACTGATATTCAAACAGATAAAAAACCATTAATGCAATCCGAACCGAAACCCCCGTTTCCCGAGCAGCATCAGGAGTCACCCGGGTTGGAATCCAAATTGGATCCACTGCCACGATGGCGTGCGGAACGGTACCAGGCGGCTTGCAAGCTGACAGGGAAGCGGGCACTCGTGACGGGAGGAGATTCGGGAATTGGACGAGCCGTTGCCTATCTTTATGCCCGAGAGGGCGCGGATGTGGCGATCACTTATTTACCCTCCGAACGAACCGATGCTGAAGAAACACAGAAAGCAGTGGAAGAGGTAGGGTGTAAATGCATTCTGATTGAAGGGGATTTAACTTCGGCAGAATTCTGTAAAGAAGTCATTAATACGACCGTATCCGAATTGGGTGGCATCGATATTCTCGTGAGCAATGCGGCTTGGCAAAACCGGAAATCGTCGGTGACTGAAGTTAGCGAAGAGGAACTCGACCGTACATTGAAGACGAACGTGTATGCATATCTGCGTTTGGTACGCGAAGCCGTTCCCCATATGGAGCCAGGCTCGGCCATCATTGCCACGGGTTCGGAAGTCGGATTACAGGGAAGCCCCCAGTTACCAGACTATGGTGCCACCAAAGGAGCAATTCATTCGCTCACAAAGTGTCTTTCACGAGAATTGCTTGATAAAGGGATTCGGGTGAACTGTGTGGCACCCGGGCCAGTATGGACACCTTTGAATCCTGCCGATGCCGGAATGACTGCAGAAGATGTTTCTATGTTTGGAAAAGAGAAGGGATCAACACCGATGGAACGGCCTGCACAGCCCGAGGAAGTCTCTCCCAGTTATGTTTTCCTTGCCAGCGATGCGGATTCCAGTTACATCACTGGAGTCATTCTCCCCGTAATGGGACAACCGGCGTGA